From Salvelinus namaycush isolate Seneca chromosome 2, SaNama_1.0, whole genome shotgun sequence, one genomic window encodes:
- the LOC120017786 gene encoding MHC class II regulatory factor RFX1-like, producing the protein MATSGYTEELQPAPQPNSVTIATQSATPSRSTPTQFNQSVSIVSTTGQDKLPAQATLTKAQKTVVLATPSQTQFVTAEIQSSAVQQSNGQSSTPQYIVVTVTEGSLHSSDSVSDCSPPVVLVQTGVPTQVVQQTTQQQHVYPSQVQYVEGEDSYTTSTIRSGSYPYSDSPLYSQTPPSSSSSYYESTPTSGSQVTNSVTSQSVSVTAATGGGGSGYVIQGGYVLGGGGSGGGNYSSHNTRAAPATVQWLLDNYEGAEGVSLPRCTLYCHYLFHCQEHKLDPVNAASFGKLIRSVFMGLRTRRLGTRGNSKYHYYGLRIKATSSLLRLIDDHQHLALRQQPFSQKHRIKPVLKVEGMSNGMSLGAGQQQGAGLSDISAQVQQYQQFLDASRALPEFPELDLQDRPLPDGIIPEHITAFQQLYREHCEAILDVMVNLQFTLVETLWKTFWRFSESIDADTLGVHGESEERLPKWYLVVLCKYQPVVHWTRDCDNTLYQALVEILIPDVLRPIPSALTQAIRNFAKSLEIWLTSAMMNIPEEMVRIKVVCAGAFAQTLRRYTSLNHLAQAARAVLQNTAQINQMLSDLNRVDFTNVQEQASWVCGCEDGVIQRLEQDFKQTLQQHNSLEQWAAWLDAVVSQVLKPYQHSPAAFPKAAKLFLLRWSFYSSMVIRDLTLRSAASFGSFHLIRLLYDEYMYYLIEHRVAQAKGETPIAVMGEFASVGRSLNGQDPDKDEEEDEEESDEEGVEMTVPSNSAGLGEGEESLEPPVKLARTDPRGLFNTTHTE; encoded by the exons ATGGCGACCTCAGGCTACACAGAAGAGCTCCAGCCGGCCCCCCAGCCCAACTCTGTCACCATAGCAACGCAATCAGCCACGCCCTCCCGCTCCACGCCAACCCAGTTCAACCAGTCAGTGTCCATCGTCTCCACAACCGGACAGGACAAACTTCCTGCTCAAGCCACGCTCACCAAGGCCCAGAAGACAGTGGTTCTGGCCACGCCTTCTCAGACTCAGTTTGTTACCGCGGAGATCCAGAGTTCTGCCGTTCAGCAGAGTAACGGACAGAGTTCCACACCGCAGTACATCGTAGTGACCGTTACAG agGGCTCTCTCCATTCTAGTGACAGTGTATCAGACTGCAGTCCTCCAGTAGTACTGGTTCAGACAGGGGTCCCCACCCAGGTAGTACAGCAGACCACCCAACAG CAACATGTTTACCCCAGTCAGGTTCAGTATGTGGAGGGAGAGGACTCTTACACCACCTCTACCAT tcGTTCTGGCAGCTACCCGTACTCCGACTCCCCCCTCTACTCCCAgacccctccctcttcctcctcttcctactACGAGTCCACGCCCACCTCGGGGTCACAGGTCACTAACTCCGTGACTTCACAGTCAGTCTCCGTCACCGCGGCAACGGGAGGAGGTGGGAGTGGTTACGTCATCCAGGGCGGGTACGTATTGGGAGGTGGGGGCAGCGGAGGAGGTAACTACTCCAGTCACAACACCAGAGCAGCCCCCGCCAca gtACAGTGGCTGCTAGATAACTATGAGGGTGCAGAAGGGGTCAGTCTGCCTCGCTGTACCCTCTACTGCCACTACCTCTTCCACTGTCAGGAACACAAGCTAGATCCTGTCAACGCTGCCTCCTTCGGCAAGCTCATCAGATCTGTCTTCATGGGGCTGAGGACCAGACGCCTGGGCACACG AGGGAACTCTAAGTACCACTACTATGGTCTTCGTATCAAGGCCACCTCCTCTCTGCTCCGTCTGATAGACGACCACCAGCACCTGGCCTTGAGACAGCAACCCTTCTCTCAGAAACACAG GATAAAGCCGGTTCTGAAGGTGGAGGGCATGTCCAATGGGATGTCCCTGGGGGCGGGGCAGCAGCAGGGGGCGGGGCTCAGTGACATCTCAGCTCAGGTGCAACAATACCAGCAGTTCCTGG aCGCGTCGCGGGCGCTGCCTGAGTTCCCAGAGTTGGATCTGCAGGACAGACCTCTTCCTGACGGGATCATTCCAGAACACATCACAGCCTTCCAACAGCTCTACAGGGAACACTGTGAG GCCATTCTGGATGTGATGGTGAACCTGCAGTTCACTCTGGTGGAGACGCTGTGGAAAACCTTCTGGAGGTTCAGCGAGAGCATCGACGCCGACACACTCGGCGT TCATGGTGAGTCAGAGGAGCGTCTACCTAAGTGGTACCTGGTGGTGCTGTGTAAGTACCAGCCAGTTGTTCATTGGACCAGAGACTGTGACAACACACTGTACCAGGCCCTGGTGGAGATCCTCATCCCTGACGTATTACGACCCATCCCCA gtgcCTTAACTCAAGCCATCCGTAACTTTGCCAAGAGTCTAGAGATCTGGCTGACAAGCGCCATGATGAACATACCAGAGGAGATGGTCCGCATCAAG gtGGTGTGTGCGGGAGCATTTGCCCAGACGCTGCGTCGCTACACCAGTCTAAACCACCTGGCCCAGGCAGCCAGGGCCGTCCTCCAGAACACAGCCCAGATCAATCAGATGCTGAGTGACCTCAACAGAGTTGACTTCACCAACGTGCAG gAGCAGGCGTCGTGGGTGTGTGGTTGTGAGGATGGTGTGATCCAGAGATTGGAGCAGGACTTCAAGCAGACGTTACAACAACAtaattctctggagcagtgggcTGCCTGGCTGGACGCCGTGGTCTCCCAGGTCCTAAAGCCTTACCAACACAGCCCTGCAGCCTTCCCTAAGGCTGCCAAGCTCTTCCTGCTGCGATGGAGCTTCTACAG cTCCATGGTGATCAGGGACCTGACTCTCCGTAGTGCTGCCAGCTTTGGCTCCTTCCACCTGATCAGACTGCTGTATGATGAGTACATGTACTACCTGATAGAACACAGAGTGGCCCAGGCTAAAGGAGAGACGCCCATCGCTGTCATgggagag tttgcCAGTGTGGGCAGGAGTCTGAACGGTCAGGACCCTGATAAAG atgaggaagaggatgaggaggagagtgatgaagaGGGGGTAGAGATGACCGTGCCGTCTAACTCCGCTGgtctgggagagggggaggagtcacTGGAGCCGCCCGTCAAGCTAGCCAGGACTGACCCCCGGGGACTGTTcaataccacacacacagagtga